The Streptococcus sp. VT 162 genome has a window encoding:
- a CDS encoding thiamine biosynthesis protein ApbE yields MISYKEKGAGSLPLHSRSERLMGTTITISLVDEQADCLLQGAFDLLKELEYRFNANSQESELMEINYQAGIAPVKVHPDLFELIALGLEHSLAPSSHLNISIGPLIQTWRIGFADARLPDSKEIEAVLPLVDPHFIKLDPTSSTVFLEKKGMKLDLGCLAKGYSADKVAQYLKEHGVTSALINLGGNILTIGNNQAKEGKAWQIGIQDPRNPRGNHLLTIPASNKSVVTSGIYERHLTVDGKDYHHIFDSETGFPVETDLASLTIVSDKSVDGEIWTTRLFGERSASILWQVESIDGIEAILIDKEGRLACSSGLQNCIM; encoded by the coding sequence ATGATTTCCTATAAAGAGAAAGGAGCTGGTAGCTTGCCTCTTCATTCACGTTCTGAACGGCTAATGGGAACAACTATCACGATTTCATTAGTAGATGAACAGGCTGATTGCCTACTTCAAGGAGCCTTTGATTTGCTCAAGGAGCTCGAATATCGCTTCAACGCCAACAGTCAAGAATCCGAACTGATGGAAATCAACTACCAAGCTGGAATCGCACCTGTTAAGGTTCATCCTGACCTATTTGAACTGATTGCTCTTGGACTGGAGCATAGCCTAGCTCCATCTAGCCATCTCAATATCAGTATTGGTCCCTTGATTCAAACCTGGCGAATCGGATTTGCAGATGCACGGCTTCCAGACTCTAAAGAAATCGAAGCTGTCTTGCCTCTAGTTGACCCGCATTTTATCAAGTTGGATCCGACTAGCTCTACTGTCTTTTTAGAGAAGAAAGGAATGAAGCTTGATTTAGGTTGTTTAGCTAAGGGCTATAGTGCAGATAAGGTTGCCCAGTATTTGAAAGAACACGGTGTCACCTCTGCCTTGATCAATCTCGGAGGAAATATCCTCACCATCGGTAATAACCAAGCCAAAGAAGGGAAAGCCTGGCAGATTGGGATTCAAGATCCGCGAAATCCTCGTGGCAATCATCTCCTAACTATCCCTGCTTCTAACAAATCCGTTGTCACTTCAGGTATCTATGAACGCCACCTGACAGTAGATGGAAAAGACTATCACCATATCTTTGATAGTGAGACAGGATTCCCTGTCGAAACCGATCTCGCTAGTCTAACGATTGTCTCTGATAAATCTGTTGATGGTGAGATATGGACAACGCGCCTTTTCGGAGAACGAAGCGCTTCTATCCTCTGGCAAGTCGAAAGTATAGATGGTATCGAAGCCATTCTCATCGACAAAGAGGGACGCCTTGCATGTTCTTCAGGCCTTCAAAATTGTATTATGTAA
- a CDS encoding NADPH-dependent FMN reductase: MLKLIAIVGTNSKRSTNRQLLQYMQKHFADKAEIELVEIKDIPVFNKPADKQLPAEILEIAAKIEEADGVIIGTPEYDHSIPAVLMSALAWLSYGIYPLLNKPIMITGASYGTLGSSRAQLQLRQILNAPEIKANVLPDEFLLSHSLQAFNPSGDLVDLDVIKKLDAIFDDFRIFVKITEKLRNAQELLRKDAEEFDWENL; encoded by the coding sequence ATGCTAAAACTTATTGCCATTGTTGGAACGAACTCTAAACGTTCTACAAACCGCCAATTGCTCCAATACATGCAAAAACACTTTGCTGATAAAGCTGAAATTGAACTCGTTGAAATCAAGGATATCCCTGTTTTCAACAAACCAGCAGATAAGCAACTTCCAGCTGAAATTCTTGAGATTGCAGCTAAAATTGAAGAAGCTGATGGTGTGATTATCGGTACTCCTGAGTACGACCACTCTATCCCTGCAGTTTTGATGAGCGCTCTTGCTTGGCTATCTTACGGTATCTACCCACTTTTGAACAAACCAATCATGATCACTGGTGCTTCTTACGGTACACTTGGTTCATCTCGTGCCCAATTGCAACTTCGTCAAATCTTGAATGCTCCTGAAATCAAGGCAAATGTTCTTCCAGATGAATTCTTGCTCTCACACTCTCTTCAAGCATTTAACCCAAGTGGTGACTTGGTTGACCTTGATGTCATCAAGAAATTGGATGCCATCTTTGATGACTTCCGTATCTTTGTGAAGATTACTGAAAAATTGCGCAATGCGCAAGAATTGCTTCGCAAAGATGCAGAAGAATTTGACTGGGAAAATTTGTAA
- a CDS encoding NADPH-dependent FMN reductase — protein MKFVGLVGSNYDQSYNRKLLEFIRRNFKFKFELEVLEIDEVPMFNQDEKWDESFQLRFLYNKITRADGVIIATPEHNHTISASLKSVLEWLSYEVHPFENKPVMIVGASYYDQGTSRAQVHLRKILDAPGVNAYTLPGNEFLLGKAKEAFDNNGNITNEGTVKFLETCLDNFVKYVGVVSKLKKPKPIEPEDLDCGKPIATTITEVDPDDPEWVEKVAAITGAVSGDTYVKLDHGILTVNQIDMFLKAMPFELTYADDNNQFLYYNNAHQDPDTMFAKRVPPQSGSRMSTVHGSLPPARMKNVEWVIGTLRNGNQEYVRTIVPGSPAGVINTHNYQAMYYPDGSYAGINEIVFNFQPWLDWYLKETGQRLVGGSGPFAPAAGGHGDADATSGASDSGDAGGHGGDADATSGASN, from the coding sequence ATGAAATTTGTTGGACTTGTTGGATCAAACTACGATCAATCATATAACCGCAAACTCTTGGAATTTATCCGTCGCAATTTCAAATTCAAATTTGAATTAGAAGTTCTTGAAATCGACGAAGTTCCAATGTTTAACCAAGACGAAAAATGGGATGAAAGTTTCCAATTGCGTTTCTTGTATAACAAGATTACACGTGCTGATGGTGTCATTATCGCCACTCCTGAGCACAACCACACTATCTCAGCTTCTCTCAAATCTGTACTTGAATGGCTTTCATACGAAGTTCATCCATTTGAAAACAAGCCTGTTATGATTGTGGGTGCATCATACTATGACCAAGGAACATCACGTGCCCAAGTTCACCTTCGTAAAATCCTTGATGCTCCAGGTGTCAATGCCTACACGCTTCCAGGTAACGAATTTCTTCTTGGCAAAGCTAAGGAAGCTTTTGATAACAACGGAAATATAACCAACGAAGGAACTGTTAAATTCCTTGAAACTTGCTTAGATAACTTTGTAAAATACGTAGGAGTCGTTTCGAAATTGAAAAAACCAAAACCAATCGAACCAGAAGACTTGGATTGTGGAAAACCAATTGCTACAACCATTACAGAAGTTGATCCTGACGATCCAGAATGGGTAGAAAAAGTTGCAGCAATCACTGGCGCTGTTTCTGGTGATACCTATGTCAAATTGGACCACGGTATCTTGACAGTTAATCAAATTGATATGTTCTTGAAAGCTATGCCATTTGAATTGACATACGCTGACGACAACAACCAATTCCTATACTACAACAACGCTCACCAAGATCCAGACACCATGTTTGCTAAACGTGTACCACCTCAATCAGGTAGCCGTATGTCGACTGTTCATGGTTCTCTTCCACCAGCACGTATGAAGAACGTAGAGTGGGTTATCGGAACACTTCGCAACGGAAACCAAGAATACGTCCGTACGATCGTTCCAGGTTCTCCTGCAGGTGTCATCAACACTCACAACTACCAAGCAATGTACTATCCTGATGGATCATACGCTGGTATCAATGAAATCGTCTTTAACTTCCAACCATGGCTTGACTGGTACCTAAAAGAGACTGGTCAACGTTTGGTAGGTGGTAGCGGACCATTTGCTCCTGCTGCTGGAGGTCATGGAGACGCCGATGCTACTTCCGGCGCTTCTGATTCAGGTGATGCTGGAGGCCACGGTGGTGACGCTGACGCTACATCTGGCGCAAGCAACTAA
- a CDS encoding glycyl-tRNA synthase subunit beta, translating to MTKNLLVELGLEELPAYVVTPSEKQLGEKMAAFLKGNRLSFEAIQTFSTPRRLAVRVTGLADKQSDLTEDFKGPAKKIALDSDGNFTKAAQGFVRGKGLTVEDIEFREIKGEEYVYVIKEEVGQPVEAIVPGVVDVLKSLTFPVSMHWANNTFEYIRPVHTLTVLLDEEEFDLDFLDIKGDRVSRGHRFLGQETKIQSALSYEEDLRAQFVIADPREREQMIVDQIKAIEAEHGVRIEIDTDLLNEVLNLVEYPTAFMGSFDAKYLDVPEEVLVTSMKEHQRYFVVRDQDGKLLPNFISVRNGNAEHLENVIKGNEKVLVARLEDGEFFWREDQKLVISDLVEKLNNVTFHEKIGSLREHMIRTGQIAILLAEKAGLSVDETVDLARAAAIYKFDLLTGMVGEFDELQGIMGEKYALLAGETPAVAAAIREHYMPTAAEGELPESKVGAILAIADKLDMILSFFSVGLIPSGSNDPYALRRATQGVVRILDAFGWHIAMDELIDSLYTLKFDSLTYENKAEVMDFIKARVDKMMGSTPKDIKEAVLASSNFVVADMLEVASALVEASKKEDFKPSVESLSRAFNLAEKAEGSDAVDSALFENEEEKALSEAVESLVLSGTASQQLEQLFALSPVIDAFFVNTMVMAEDQTVRQNRLAILSQLTKKAAKLARFNQINTK from the coding sequence ATGACAAAAAACTTATTAGTAGAACTCGGTCTTGAAGAGTTACCAGCCTACGTAGTAACTCCAAGTGAAAAACAACTAGGTGAAAAAATGGCAGCCTTCCTCAAGGGAAACCGCCTGTCTTTTGAAGCCATTCAAACTTTCTCAACACCACGTCGTTTGGCTGTTCGTGTGACTGGACTTGCAGACAAACAGTCTGATTTGACAGAAGATTTCAAGGGTCCAGCAAAGAAAATTGCCTTGGATAGTGATGGAAACTTCACCAAAGCAGCTCAAGGATTTGTCCGTGGAAAAGGATTGACAGTTGAAGATATTGAATTCCGTGAAATCAAGGGTGAAGAATATGTCTATGTTATCAAGGAAGAAGTGGGGCAACCAGTTGAAGCCATTGTTCCAGGTGTAGTAGACGTCTTGAAGTCACTGACATTCCCTGTCAGCATGCACTGGGCTAACAACACCTTTGAATACATCCGCCCTGTACATACTTTGACAGTTCTTTTAGATGAAGAAGAATTTGATTTGGATTTCCTTGATATCAAGGGCGATCGTGTGAGTCGCGGTCATCGTTTCTTGGGACAAGAAACTAAGATTCAGTCAGCATTGAGCTATGAAGAAGACCTTCGTGCTCAGTTTGTAATCGCGGATCCTCGTGAACGTGAGCAAATGATTGTTGACCAAATAAAAGCAATCGAAGCTGAACATGGTGTACGCATCGAAATTGATACTGACTTGTTGAATGAAGTCTTGAACTTGGTTGAATACCCAACGGCCTTCATGGGAAGTTTTGATGCCAAATACCTTGACGTTCCAGAAGAAGTTTTGGTGACTTCGATGAAGGAACACCAACGTTACTTCGTTGTTCGTGATCAAGACGGTAAACTCTTGCCAAACTTCATTTCAGTCCGTAACGGAAACGCAGAGCATTTGGAAAATGTCATCAAGGGAAATGAAAAAGTCTTGGTAGCCCGCTTGGAGGACGGAGAATTCTTCTGGCGTGAAGACCAAAAATTGGTCATTTCTGACCTTGTTGAAAAATTAAACAATGTCACTTTCCATGAAAAGATTGGTTCTCTTCGTGAACATATGATTCGTACGGGGCAGATTGCCATTCTCTTGGCAGAAAAAGCTGGTTTGTCAGTGGATGAAACGGTTGATCTAGCTCGTGCAGCAGCCATTTACAAGTTTGACTTGTTGACGGGGATGGTTGGTGAATTTGACGAACTCCAAGGTATTATGGGTGAGAAATATGCTCTTCTTGCTGGAGAAACTCCAGCAGTTGCGGCTGCTATTCGTGAACACTACATGCCGACAGCTGCCGAAGGCGAACTTCCAGAGAGCAAGGTTGGAGCCATTCTAGCCATTGCAGATAAATTGGATATGATTTTGAGTTTCTTCTCAGTAGGTTTGATTCCATCAGGTTCTAACGACCCTTATGCCCTTCGTCGTGCGACGCAAGGTGTGGTTCGTATCTTGGATGCTTTTGGTTGGCACATTGCTATGGATGAGTTGATTGATAGCCTTTATACTTTGAAATTTGACAGCTTGACTTATGAAAATAAAGCAGAGGTTATGGACTTTATCAAGGCTCGTGTTGATAAGATGATGGGTTCTACTCCAAAAGATATCAAGGAAGCAGTTCTTGCAAGTTCAAACTTTGTTGTGGCAGATATGCTAGAAGTAGCAAGTGCTCTTGTCGAAGCAAGCAAGAAAGAAGATTTCAAACCATCTGTCGAATCCCTCTCACGTGCTTTCAATTTGGCTGAGAAAGCCGAAGGATCTGATGCTGTTGATTCTGCTCTCTTTGAGAATGAAGAAGAGAAAGCCTTGTCAGAAGCCGTAGAATCACTCGTTTTGTCAGGAACTGCAAGTCAACAATTAGAACAACTCTTTGCGCTTAGCCCAGTTATTGATGCTTTCTTTGTAAATACCATGGTAATGGCTGAAGATCAGACTGTTCGACAAAATCGCTTGGCTATCTTGTCGCAATTAACCAAGAAAGCAGCTAAACTTGCTCGTTTCAACCAAATCAATACCAAATAA
- the glyQ gene encoding glycyl-tRNA ligase (glycine--tRNA ligase alpha chain; GlyRS; class II aminoacyl tRNA synthetase; tetramer of alpha(2)beta(2); catalyzes a two-step reaction; first charging a glycine molecule by linking its carboxyl group to the alpha-phosphate of ATP; second by transfer of the aminoacyl-adenylate to its tRNA) — protein MSKKLTFQEIILTLQQFWNDQGCMLMQAYDNEKGAGTMSPYTFLRAIGPEPWNAAYVEPSRRPADGRYGENPNRLYQHHQFQVVMKPSPSNIQELYLESLEKLGINPLEHDIRFVEDNWENPSTGSAGLGWEVWLDGMEITQFTYFQQVGGLATGPVTAEVTYGLERLASYIQEVDSVYDIEWADGVKYGEIFIQPEYEHSKYSFEISDQEMLLENFDKFEKEAGRALEEGLVHPAYDYVLKCSHTFNLLDARGAVSVTERAGYIARIRNLARVVAKTFVAERKRLGYPLLDEATRAKLLAEDAE, from the coding sequence ATGTCTAAGAAATTAACATTTCAAGAAATTATTTTGACTTTGCAACAATTTTGGAATGACCAAGGTTGTATGCTCATGCAGGCTTATGATAATGAAAAAGGTGCGGGGACAATGAGTCCTTACACTTTCCTTCGTGCTATCGGGCCTGAGCCATGGAATGCGGCTTATGTGGAGCCATCACGTCGTCCTGCTGACGGTCGTTATGGGGAAAACCCTAACCGTCTTTACCAACACCACCAATTCCAAGTGGTTATGAAGCCTTCTCCATCAAATATCCAAGAACTTTACCTTGAGTCTTTGGAAAAATTGGGTATCAATCCATTGGAACACGATATCCGCTTCGTTGAAGATAACTGGGAAAATCCATCGACTGGTTCAGCTGGTCTCGGTTGGGAAGTTTGGCTTGATGGGATGGAAATCACTCAGTTCACTTATTTCCAACAAGTTGGTGGATTGGCGACTGGCCCTGTGACTGCGGAAGTTACCTATGGTTTGGAACGCTTGGCTTCTTATATTCAAGAAGTTGATTCTGTCTATGATATTGAGTGGGCTGATGGTGTAAAATATGGAGAAATCTTTATCCAGCCTGAGTACGAGCATTCAAAATATTCATTTGAAATTTCGGACCAAGAGATGTTGCTGGAAAACTTTGATAAGTTCGAAAAAGAAGCTGGTCGTGCCTTGGAAGAGGGCTTGGTTCACCCTGCCTATGACTATGTTCTCAAATGTTCACACACCTTTAACCTGCTTGATGCGCGTGGTGCCGTATCTGTAACAGAGCGCGCAGGCTATATCGCCCGTATCCGTAACTTAGCCCGTGTCGTAGCTAAAACCTTTGTCGCAGAACGCAAACGCCTAGGTTACCCACTTTTGGATGAAGCAACACGAGCTAAACTCCTAGCAGAAGACGCAGAATAA
- a CDS encoding aldehyde-activating protein, with protein sequence MLKGSCLCKAVTYTLDEELSELVFCHCSFCRKATASAYTVNAKVSSKNLVLHGKEQLVTYSSSPGKQRYYCQNCHSQIFTAQENIPEVCALKLGTIDECDQNLQTVPKRHIFQDPAFSWLLDE encoded by the coding sequence ATGCTTAAAGGATCTTGTTTATGCAAAGCAGTGACCTACACTTTAGATGAGGAATTGTCGGAATTAGTTTTTTGCCACTGCTCATTCTGTCGGAAAGCAACTGCGTCTGCCTATACAGTGAATGCCAAAGTTAGCAGTAAAAACCTAGTATTGCATGGAAAAGAACAGTTGGTTACCTATAGTTCATCTCCAGGAAAACAACGCTATTACTGTCAGAACTGTCATAGTCAAATTTTCACTGCTCAAGAAAATATACCAGAAGTCTGTGCTTTAAAATTAGGTACAATAGATGAATGCGATCAGAATTTACAAACTGTTCCCAAACGTCATATTTTTCAGGATCCGGCTTTTTCTTGGTTGCTTGATGAATAA
- a CDS encoding serine protease — protein MNRRQRFSLRKYKFGLASVLLGTALVFGASQVSANEQSTGENQAQTQEIKTELKDDKHSNSATDQTNTNGIAPVVGEKQEAETSKEDASKQDAKVEAPVDKTAETQESGKDSAVTNEENQGVVQKETTVATSTAPATEKASNIENKEAQATTAPKTTGETATTEKEQEKAESAKPNSLSSNDIITVPKTWKAGYKGTGTVVAIIDSGLDLNHEVLRISDPSKAKFKNKEAIEAAKKAAGIDYGKWYSDKVVYAYDYFDGTDKIKEAERTSHGMHVTGIAAGNPDKEAPNGEKVYGVAPEAQVMFMRVFSDRQKTTSSALYVKAIDDAVALGADAINMSLGSSTGSMVDAGSDIVDAIKRARAKGVSVLISAGNSNTFGNGYSKPLAENPDYGLVGNPSTVEDSISVASVNNKTLTTAVFEVKGLEGNAGLHNGKFDYSQPEADKDFEKGKEYEYVEAGLGREEDFAKLDLTGKLALIQRGAMNFSEKIKNARKHGAVGALIYNNVEGANINMSIDDEAKKIPSVFISKQYGEALKSGNYKIVFNGKMDNRPSDVANQLSDFSSWGVTTDGQLKPDVTAPGGNIYSSFNDNTYGSISGTSMAAPHVTGVAVLVKEYLQKHHPELTPEQVSETVKALIMSTAKPHVNKDTGTYTSPRQQGSGIVDTAAAVSTDLYVTGENGYPSVTLGNVGDQFTFKVTVHNISDTDRTLKMVVNTNTDEVQDGKFTLRPRKLTETVWPEVTVKAHSSQTVTVKVDARKFAAELSKQMPNGYFLEGFVRFVDPADDGDIVSLAFMGFRGEFQNLPAVEKPIYNLVREGKNGFYTEVDKENPAVNYSNDATYLATLQNDLLVSKGQRQGRRITVLGIEQNAEGKHVLQLDEKGNVRIAISPNDDGNKDLVEYKTVALRNLVNLRATVYAATDTKHEHPIWEGDAKDLRKNYFDGDSRNLKSYILDNTAWRGQDFDGNTVADGLYDYVISYTPDVPGAKEQHTTFKIQIDTQKPVITSGYIRFKDGNQEFVARKPKDVGQGGILSEKVFYITPFDQKGTMVLTGKDQSGTRAFENTHLIKANADGSYTLPKDVDKANIYYLVEDYAGNVDYISLAELVRDQNSGRVKIALKDAKTNQDIDTLYVYRIKNSKGQYVDVDKTKATHFLQFGHYTAEIFSYDRTELKFISALSQEFDLTEENSFQTITFLANLLEYAPVSVSFNQAVPKTTTVVLKGEDGTRIALPAEKYGQYAFGKKVAIGRYTVEIGLPTGYELLENLVSLLVHPGRNNALRLSVVSKLALIAAVNQQKELVETSRYFNSSVDKRKAYDQAFQVAQSALSSKLKQELIDGVLASLEAAGKALDGKDSNVAALKEAMKAYYATTKTGRYANAKEKVRRAYDRAFQEIALLAVDPKVKQDQIDQSLIALATAKSKLNGKATDFSSLKKLVKDERLFQEKNARFIYADKKEKAAYLLTFKNAQELLKDPGASQEDVKDAITALKQAKRNLHGKKPKAKRHP, from the coding sequence ATGAATAGACGACAACGTTTTTCATTAAGGAAATACAAATTTGGTCTTGCTTCAGTTTTATTGGGAACTGCATTGGTTTTTGGAGCAAGTCAAGTCAGTGCCAATGAGCAGAGTACAGGTGAAAATCAAGCTCAAACTCAGGAAATTAAGACAGAGCTAAAAGACGATAAACACTCAAACTCTGCGACTGACCAAACCAATACTAATGGGATTGCACCAGTAGTTGGAGAGAAACAAGAAGCTGAAACTTCTAAAGAGGATGCTAGTAAACAAGATGCTAAGGTAGAAGCTCCGGTTGATAAAACTGCTGAAACCCAAGAATCAGGAAAAGATAGCGCAGTTACAAATGAAGAGAATCAAGGTGTCGTCCAAAAAGAAACAACAGTCGCTACCAGTACAGCGCCTGCTACTGAGAAGGCTTCTAACATAGAGAACAAAGAGGCTCAAGCAACGACAGCTCCTAAAACTACTGGAGAAACAGCAACTACTGAAAAAGAACAAGAAAAAGCTGAGTCTGCAAAACCCAATAGTCTTTCAAGCAATGATATCATCACAGTACCGAAAACTTGGAAGGCTGGTTACAAGGGGACAGGTACCGTTGTTGCCATTATTGACTCAGGGCTTGATTTGAATCATGAGGTTCTTCGAATTTCAGACCCGTCAAAAGCAAAATTTAAAAACAAGGAAGCTATCGAAGCAGCTAAAAAGGCTGCTGGAATCGATTACGGTAAATGGTATAGCGATAAGGTTGTCTATGCCTATGACTACTTTGACGGAACAGATAAGATCAAAGAAGCAGAAAGAACTTCTCATGGGATGCACGTAACAGGGATTGCGGCTGGAAACCCTGATAAAGAAGCACCAAATGGTGAAAAGGTCTATGGTGTTGCGCCAGAAGCCCAAGTCATGTTTATGCGTGTCTTTTCAGATCGCCAAAAAACGACCAGTTCAGCCCTTTATGTAAAGGCGATTGATGATGCAGTTGCCTTAGGAGCAGATGCCATTAATATGAGTTTGGGATCTAGCACTGGTTCTATGGTGGATGCTGGTTCCGATATCGTGGATGCCATCAAACGGGCTCGTGCCAAGGGAGTATCTGTTCTTATCTCAGCAGGAAATAGCAATACATTCGGAAATGGTTATTCAAAACCACTAGCCGAAAACCCAGACTATGGCTTGGTTGGAAATCCATCCACTGTTGAAGACTCAATTTCAGTTGCTTCTGTCAACAACAAAACATTGACAACAGCGGTTTTTGAAGTTAAAGGTCTAGAGGGAAATGCCGGCCTTCATAACGGAAAATTTGATTATAGTCAACCTGAAGCAGATAAGGACTTTGAAAAAGGAAAAGAGTACGAATACGTCGAAGCAGGGTTAGGTCGTGAAGAAGACTTTGCGAAGTTGGATTTAACTGGGAAACTTGCCCTCATTCAGCGTGGAGCTATGAATTTTTCAGAGAAGATCAAAAATGCACGAAAACACGGTGCAGTTGGTGCTTTGATCTACAATAATGTAGAAGGTGCAAACATCAATATGTCTATTGATGATGAAGCAAAGAAAATTCCTTCTGTATTTATTTCTAAACAGTATGGTGAAGCCTTAAAATCAGGAAACTACAAGATTGTTTTTAATGGTAAGATGGATAATCGTCCTTCTGATGTAGCCAATCAGCTATCTGACTTTTCAAGTTGGGGAGTGACTACCGATGGACAATTGAAACCAGACGTGACAGCTCCTGGCGGCAATATTTACTCATCCTTTAATGACAATACCTACGGTAGTATCAGCGGAACCAGTATGGCGGCTCCTCACGTTACGGGTGTTGCAGTTCTGGTTAAGGAATACCTTCAAAAACACCATCCAGAATTGACTCCTGAGCAAGTATCAGAGACTGTCAAGGCCTTGATCATGTCAACTGCAAAACCACATGTTAATAAGGACACAGGCACTTATACCTCTCCTCGTCAGCAAGGTTCTGGGATTGTGGATACTGCTGCTGCAGTGTCAACAGACCTCTATGTAACGGGTGAAAATGGTTATCCAAGTGTGACTTTGGGAAATGTTGGAGATCAATTTACTTTCAAGGTCACTGTACACAATATTTCAGATACTGACCGTACTCTCAAGATGGTGGTGAATACCAATACAGACGAAGTTCAAGATGGGAAATTCACCCTTCGACCTCGAAAACTAACGGAGACAGTCTGGCCTGAAGTGACGGTCAAAGCCCACAGCAGTCAAACAGTCACTGTTAAAGTGGATGCTCGAAAATTTGCTGCTGAACTCAGCAAACAAATGCCAAATGGCTATTTCCTTGAAGGTTTTGTTCGCTTTGTAGATCCAGCAGATGATGGGGATATTGTGAGTCTTGCATTTATGGGCTTCCGAGGAGAATTCCAAAATCTCCCTGCTGTCGAAAAACCAATTTACAATCTTGTCCGAGAAGGGAAAAATGGATTTTACACGGAAGTAGACAAAGAAAATCCCGCCGTTAACTACTCTAATGATGCTACCTATCTAGCTACCTTGCAAAATGACCTTCTAGTGTCTAAAGGTCAACGCCAAGGACGCCGAATTACCGTTCTTGGAATCGAACAAAATGCTGAAGGTAAGCATGTTCTTCAGTTGGACGAAAAAGGGAATGTCCGTATTGCCATTTCTCCAAATGATGATGGAAACAAAGACCTAGTTGAATACAAAACGGTTGCTTTGAGAAATCTTGTAAATCTTCGGGCTACAGTTTATGCGGCTACGGATACCAAGCATGAACATCCTATTTGGGAGGGCGATGCAAAGGATCTTCGTAAGAATTATTTTGATGGTGACAGTAGAAATCTGAAGAGTTATATTCTAGATAATACTGCTTGGAGAGGCCAAGATTTTGATGGCAATACCGTTGCAGATGGTTTATATGACTATGTTATTAGTTACACACCAGATGTTCCAGGAGCTAAAGAACAACACACGACCTTCAAAATTCAAATTGATACTCAAAAACCTGTCATCACAAGTGGTTATATTCGCTTTAAAGATGGAAATCAAGAATTCGTAGCTCGCAAACCAAAAGATGTTGGTCAAGGTGGTATTCTTTCAGAAAAAGTCTTCTATATCACACCATTTGACCAAAAAGGGACCATGGTTCTAACTGGAAAGGACCAGTCTGGAACGCGTGCGTTTGAAAATACCCATCTGATTAAGGCCAATGCTGATGGTAGTTATACACTTCCTAAGGATGTTGACAAGGCTAATATTTACTATCTTGTAGAGGACTATGCAGGAAATGTCGACTATATCTCGCTTGCCGAACTTGTGCGCGATCAAAATAGTGGTCGAGTGAAAATCGCCTTGAAGGATGCGAAAACAAACCAAGATATTGATACCCTCTATGTCTATCGAATCAAAAATAGCAAGGGACAGTATGTTGATGTTGACAAGACAAAGGCGACTCACTTCTTACAGTTTGGTCATTATACGGCAGAAATTTTCAGTTATGACCGAACAGAATTGAAATTTATCAGTGCCTTGTCCCAAGAGTTTGACCTGACGGAAGAAAATAGTTTCCAAACCATTACCTTCCTAGCAAATCTCCTAGAGTATGCTCCGGTATCTGTTTCCTTCAATCAAGCCGTTCCAAAGACGACTACAGTGGTTCTGAAAGGAGAAGATGGCACAAGGATCGCTCTTCCTGCTGAAAAATATGGTCAATACGCCTTCGGCAAGAAAGTTGCTATAGGTCGTTATACTGTAGAGATCGGCTTACCGACTGGATATGAACTCCTTGAAAATCTCGTTTCCTTGCTCGTTCATCCAGGTCGAAATAATGCTTTGCGCCTATCTGTTGTGTCTAAGTTGGCCTTGATTGCTGCGGTAAATCAACAAAAAGAACTGGTAGAAACGTCTCGTTACTTTAATAGTAGTGTAGATAAGAGAAAAGCTTACGACCAAGCTTTCCAAGTGGCGCAGTCAGCCTTGTCAAGCAAGTTGAAGCAAGAATTGATTGATGGCGTTCTCGCTAGTCTTGAAGCTGCTGGTAAAGCTTTGGATGGAAAAGATTCGAACGTGGCTGCCTTGAAAGAAGCTATGAAAGCTTACTACGCAACGACTAAAACTGGACGATATGCGAATGCCAAGGAAAAAGTACGTCGAGCTTATGATCGTGCCTTCCAAGAAATTGCCTTACTAGCTGTGGATCCTAAAGTTAAACAGGATCAAATTGACCAATCTCTCATTGCCCTAGCAACAGCTAAAAGCAAACTGAATGGCAAGGCAACAGACTTCTCTAGTCTGAAGAAACTGGTCAAAGATGAACGCCTTTTCCAAGAAAAGAACGCGAGATTTATCTATGCTGACAAGAAAGAAAAAGCAGCTTATCTTCTAACTTTTAAAAATGCACAGGAACTCCTTAAAGATCCAGGAGCGAGCCAAGAAGATGTCAAAGATGCCATTACAGCATTGAAACAAGCCAAGAGAAATTTACATGGCAAAAAACCAAAAGCGAAAAGACATCCTTAA